One part of the Arabidopsis thaliana chromosome 1 sequence genome encodes these proteins:
- a CDS encoding Peptidase S24/S26A/S26B/S26C family protein (Peptidase S24/S26A/S26B/S26C family protein; CONTAINS InterPro DOMAIN/s: Peptidase S24/S26A/S26B/S26C, beta-ribbon domain (InterPro:IPR011056), Peptidase S24/S26A/S26B/S26C (InterPro:IPR015927); BEST Arabidopsis thaliana protein match is: Peptidase S24/S26A/S26B/S26C family protein (TAIR:AT2G31140.1); Has 259 Blast hits to 259 proteins in 81 species: Archae - 0; Bacteria - 8; Metazoa - 68; Fungi - 34; Plants - 130; Viruses - 0; Other Eukaryotes - 19 (source: NCBI BLink).): MASITNYVRYMAHKLEYSLTLSLKKHTREKLSDRELFGVVMKNLFYGRISYLHSDKGKEMAPTMGTNESTLLVRKLPVVDTRYIFVGDAVVLKDPNETNKYIVRRLAALEGSEMVSSDEKDEPFVLEKDQCWVVAENQEMKSKEAYDSRTFGPISMADIVGRAIYCLRTAVDHGPVSNSEFAMDEDSPILAVELDVDELAKGHKAS, encoded by the exons ATGGCTTCCATCACGAATTATGTCCGATACATGGCTCACAAGCTCGAGTACTCTCTCACTCTCAGCCTTAAG AAACATACTAGAGAGAAGCTCAGTGACCGGGAACTCTTTGGTGTAGTCATGAAGAATCTATTCTATGGAAGAATAAGCTACTTACACTCGGACAAAGGAAAAGAGATGGCCCCAACCATGGGAACAAATGAAAGCACGCTACTTGTCCGTAAGCTACCAGTTGTTGATACAAG GTACATTTTCGTAGGGGATGCTGTTGTCTTGAAGGACCcgaatgaaacaaataagtaTATAGTCAGAAGACTAGCAGCTTTAGAGGGATCTGAAATGGTATCAAGTGATGAGAAAGATGAGCCTTTTGTTCTCGAAAAGGATCAGTGCTGGGTCGTTGCTGAGAATCAAGAGATGAAATCTAAA GAAGCATATGATAGTCGAACATTTGGTCCAATTTCAATGGCGGACATAGTGGGAAGAGCTATATATTGTCTGAGGACAGCAGTGGATCATGGTCCAGTAAGCAACAG TGAATTTGCCATGGACGAGGATTCCCCAATCCTGGCGGTAGAACTTGACGTGGATGAATTGGCTAAAGGCCACAAGGCGTCATAA
- a CDS encoding ENTH/VHS/GAT family protein (ENTH/VHS/GAT family protein; FUNCTIONS IN: protein transporter activity; INVOLVED IN: intracellular protein transport, intra-Golgi vesicle-mediated transport; LOCATED IN: Golgi stack; EXPRESSED IN: 23 plant structures; EXPRESSED DURING: 13 growth stages; CONTAINS InterPro DOMAIN/s: VHS (InterPro:IPR002014), ENTH/VHS (InterPro:IPR008942); BEST Arabidopsis thaliana protein match is: Target of Myb protein 1 (TAIR:AT5G16880.3); Has 35333 Blast hits to 34131 proteins in 2444 species: Archae - 798; Bacteria - 22429; Metazoa - 974; Fungi - 991; Plants - 531; Viruses - 0; Other Eukaryotes - 9610 (source: NCBI BLink).), translating into MDKLKIAEWGEKLKTGGAQMSRMVSEKVKDMLQAPTLESKMVDEATLETLEEPNWGMNMRICAQINNDEFNGTEIVRAIKRKISGKSPVSQRLSLELLEACAMNCEKVFSEVASEKVLDEMVWLIKNGEADSENRKRAFQLIRAWGQSQDLTYLPVFHQTYMSLEGENGLHARGEENSMPGQSSLESLMQRPVPVPPPGSYPVPNQEQALGDDDGLDYNFGNLSIKDKKEQIEITRNSLELLSSMLNTEGKPNHTEVVATLSAHLTFVIFLNKCLWNMD; encoded by the exons ATGGACAAATTGAAGATAGCAGAATGGGGAGAGAAGCTGAAGACTGGTGGAGCTCAGATGAGCAGAATGGTGAGTGAGAAAGTGAAAGATATGCTTCAAGCTCCAACCTTGGAATCCAAAATGGTGGATGAAGCTACTTTAGAGACTTTAGAGGAGCCTAATTGGGGAATGAACATGAGGATTTGTGCTCAGATTAACAACGATGAGTTTAACGGCACTGAGATTGTTAGAGCTATCAAGAGGAAGATCTCAGGTAAGAGCCCTGTGAGCCAAAGGCTGAGCCTTGAGCTTTTAGAGGCTTGTGCTATGAATTGCGAGAAGGTTTTCTCTGAAGTTGCTTCTGAGAAAGTTCTTGATGAGATGGTTTGGTTAATCAAGAACGGAGAAGCTGATTCCGAGAACAGAAAGCGAGCTTTTCAGCTTATTAGAGCTTGGGGACAATCCCAAGATCTTACTTATCTTCCTGTTTTCCACCAGACTTATATG AGCTTGGAAGGCGAAAATGGATTACACGCTCGAGGTGAAGAGAATTCAATGCCGGGACAAAGTTCTCTGGAGTCTCTTATGCAACGGCCTGTTCCAGTGCCTCCACCTGGTAGCTATCCGGTTCCTAATCAAGAACAGGCTCTTGGGGACGATGATGGTCTTGACTATAACTTTGGGAACTTATCGATAAAGGATAAGAAAGAACAGATTGAGATTACACGGAACAGCCTCGAATTGCTCTCTAGCATGTTGAATACTGAAGGAAAGCCAAATCACACAGAGGTAGTTGCTACGTTGTCTGCTCATCTAACTTTTGTCATTTTCCTTAACAAATGTCTATGGAATATGGATTGA
- a CDS encoding ENTH/VHS/GAT family protein (ENTH/VHS/GAT family protein; FUNCTIONS IN: protein transporter activity; INVOLVED IN: intracellular protein transport, intra-Golgi vesicle-mediated transport; LOCATED IN: Golgi stack, intracellular; EXPRESSED IN: 23 plant structures; EXPRESSED DURING: 13 growth stages; CONTAINS InterPro DOMAIN/s: VHS (InterPro:IPR002014), GAT (InterPro:IPR004152), ENTH/VHS (InterPro:IPR008942); BEST Arabidopsis thaliana protein match is: Target of Myb protein 1 (TAIR:AT5G16880.2); Has 1326 Blast hits to 1324 proteins in 178 species: Archae - 0; Bacteria - 6; Metazoa - 730; Fungi - 235; Plants - 256; Viruses - 0; Other Eukaryotes - 99 (source: NCBI BLink).), whose protein sequence is MDKLKIAEWGEKLKTGGAQMSRMVSEKVKDMLQAPTLESKMVDEATLETLEEPNWGMNMRICAQINNDEFNGTEIVRAIKRKISGKSPVSQRLSLELLEACAMNCEKVFSEVASEKVLDEMVWLIKNGEADSENRKRAFQLIRAWGQSQDLTYLPVFHQTYMSLEGENGLHARGEENSMPGQSSLESLMQRPVPVPPPGSYPVPNQEQALGDDDGLDYNFGNLSIKDKKEQIEITRNSLELLSSMLNTEGKPNHTEDDLTVSLMEKCKQSQPLIQMIIESTTDDEGVLFEALHLNDELQQVLSSYKKPDETEKKASIVEQESSGSKDTGPKPTEQEEQEPVKKTGADDDKKHSEASGSSNKTVKEEKQAVKIELGLSSDEDEK, encoded by the exons ATGGACAAATTGAAGATAGCAGAATGGGGAGAGAAGCTGAAGACTGGTGGAGCTCAGATGAGCAGAATGGTGAGTGAGAAAGTGAAAGATATGCTTCAAGCTCCAACCTTGGAATCCAAAATGGTGGATGAAGCTACTTTAGAGACTTTAGAGGAGCCTAATTGGGGAATGAACATGAGGATTTGTGCTCAGATTAACAACGATGAGTTTAACGGCACTGAGATTGTTAGAGCTATCAAGAGGAAGATCTCAGGTAAGAGCCCTGTGAGCCAAAGGCTGAGCCTTGAGCTTTTAGAGGCTTGTGCTATGAATTGCGAGAAGGTTTTCTCTGAAGTTGCTTCTGAGAAAGTTCTTGATGAGATGGTTTGGTTAATCAAGAACGGAGAAGCTGATTCCGAGAACAGAAAGCGAGCTTTTCAGCTTATTAGAGCTTGGGGACAATCCCAAGATCTTACTTATCTTCCTGTTTTCCACCAGACTTATATG AGCTTGGAAGGCGAAAATGGATTACACGCTCGAGGTGAAGAGAATTCAATGCCGGGACAAAGTTCTCTGGAGTCTCTTATGCAACGGCCTGTTCCAGTGCCTCCACCTGGTAGCTATCCGGTTCCTAATCAAGAACAGGCTCTTGGGGACGATGATGGTCTTGACTATAACTTTGGGAACTTATCGATAAAGGATAAGAAAGAACAGATTGAGATTACACGGAACAGCCTCGAATTGCTCTCTAGCATGTTGAATACTGAAGGAAAGCCAAATCACACAGAG GACGATCTAACGGTTAGCCTGATGGAGAAATGCAAGCAATCGCAGCCATTGATTCAAATGATCATAGAGAGTACAACAGACGACGAGGGAGTCCTGTTCGAGGCTCTGCATCTGAATGATGAGCTCCAACAAGTTTTATCTAGTTACAAGAAGCCTGATGAAACCGAAAAGAAAGCCTCCATTGTGGAACAAGAATCATCAGGAAGCAAAGATACTGGTCCGAAACcaacagaacaagaagaacaagagcCTGTAAAGAAAACGGGTGCT